The Panthera uncia isolate 11264 chromosome B3 unlocalized genomic scaffold, Puncia_PCG_1.0 HiC_scaffold_1, whole genome shotgun sequence genome segment CCAGCCACTCAGCCATCTGGAGTGAGGAAGTTTGGAAAGGTTAGAGAGAGGTGCAGGTACTCACCTAGCTCGGCAGCAATTTCCTTCCGGGCCCCCAAGGTTGCTCCACTCCAGATGGCATCTAGCACTCGGCTGCCATGACGACTACAGGCCAGAGCCACGTATTGTCCCTGCAGTGAAACAAGCAAGGTAGGTCCCTCTGGGGCATTCCACAAAAGTGCATTGGGGAGGGGAACAGGGAAGTGAAGTTTCAGAAGTTTATGGGCTGAGTCAAAAGAGTCTGGGAACGATATATCCTCTCTGATTCTGAAGGACAGTCTCAGGGCAAGCTCATGTTCTCTTAAATGGATGTTGGTGGGGGAATCAAAGCAGAAACCAGAACCTTTAGGGTCTTAAGCACACGACGACGCTGCTTGCGCGTCACGGAGGGGCTGGTCAGGACAGCATCAAGCACGTGGGAGCCAGCAGGGTTCTGGGCGAGAGTCAGAAGTTGTGGTCCTGTCAAGGCACCCAGACTTCGAAGTACGATACCAGGGCTAGAGAAGTGCAGCAGATGCTGAAGCAGAAGAGACCCAAGGACTGTCACTTCCCCCAGAGCCCTGGCCGTGCCCATTTCCACCTGGTAGGACAGAAACAGGGATTTAGGAGGCAGCCACCAAAGTGCCACCCCCACCTGGATGAAGCCAGAGATCCCCACACCCTCACCACAAGGGTGAAGGACTTTTTAAACCCTGGCCCCAATTAGTCAATGACTTGGCCCCTCTCCTACCTCACCTGGTGCTCTGCGGGcactgccccttcctcctctgccagTCTATAGTATACCTCATAAGCCGTCAAAGTGGCAAAGAGAGGCACACAAGCCACTTGCCGGGAAGGGGGCTCCGCACAGTGGAATGCCTAGAGGAGAAGACAAAACATGATGAATCAGAGAGCTACCTCATCCCTAACCCCGACTCTCTAGACAGAGGAAAGCATTCAGGAGATGTGAGAATGTAAGCTGCATAAGGGCAGGATCTCATCTGCCTTGCTGTATCTCCAGCCCCTATACACATAAAAGGggttgaataaacatttattccttaaataaacTGCTCTCTTAGTTCTGGGAGACAATTTTCATTCCAGGGCTATGAGATGGGTTTGGCCTCATTTCTCCCTGGATCTGTGAACTCCCTGGACATTAGACCTCTTGAGTCCAGAGATACAACCACTGAAGATGAGAGAGGTCCTAACAGGTGGAATTTGAACTGAGGGCATAAACAGGTTGGGGGCAACACCTACTCACCTCCAACAACAGCTGCAGGACCCGGGCTTGGTGGGCCCCAACTCTGCGGCAGGCCCCCACCAGGGCAATGACCACCCCCGGGTGACCTTGAGCCAGCACAGCTTCCAGGGCAGGGCTCAGCTCCTCAAACACGGGGGACAgctgaggggagacacagaatgaggaATCTTTGGCATTCTGTAACAGTGGACTGAGTTATTCAGAGAAATCTTCCTGCTGAAAACAACTAGAAGTGCTAGATAAGCACGGCCAATATCAGAATTTGGGTTTGGCCAGATAAAGTCTAGGACAAGGGGGCAGTCTTAGAGGTGCTGCCTCACATGAGGGAAGCAGCAATACTTTAAATGGCCACACTCTCAAGATAAGGGGATACTGGAATCAAATCTGCCCTTCTAGGGGCGCCTAGCTATCTCCGTCAGCAGAGCAcacagctcttgatcttgggttgtgagttcaagccccacatttggtgtagagattacttaaaaataaaatcttaaaaaaaaaaaaaaaatctacccttCTACCCCAACTCCCAACTCTGTATTGCTACAGATAGTTGACCACAAACACGGGTCATGGAACCTCAAGCTGCATATTTGGATTAAGCCAGTCGCCTGCTGGTATTGGAACCCGAGAAGCCAAAACAAATCCTTTCTGAGAAGGCACTTTCGTCATAAGCTCTGAGTAACCCCCAGGAATAACTTCAAGGGGAATGGCCAGCACACACTCAGAGATGCAGAGGCAGGCACACAATAAAATAAGGCACAATGAACAAAAACTAGCAGAAATAACAGAGCACAGAAACAGATCCGGCCCCACTCTCAACTCACCAGCTCAGCGGTAGTAACAGCATCCAGTAAACGCTGCAAAGGGAAGTTGGCAATGGGGTGTGCAGCCAGGGTCTGCAGCTGCCCTTGGAAGTGATCCTCAAAGAGGCTCTGGAGCCTCGGGGGCTCCAACACCAGCAGCACTTGCTCCAGGAGTCTAGAGCTCGTCTGATCCCGCAGAAATAGCAGTAGGGGGCTAGGGACAAGGAGAAGGTGATCAAGCAGCCTTTACTGCATCTAAAATACCCATATCACTTCATTCACTTCACACAGCCTCATCAACTTTGGTGGACCCTGAGGCCTAGACCATACCTGCCATCTGCTGAGGAATTGCGGCTACTCAGATAGCCAATCACAGCATTGCAGAGCTGAGCACAAAACTGGGGCAGTTTGCGGTGTAAGATTTGTAAGGCCACTTGAAGGCAGAAGCTGGAGATCTTGTCAGTGATAAATActgagggaaagggcagaaaaaataaaagcagctctTCCAAAATCCAGACAACCTGTACAACCTCAAACCTCAAGCAAAAGATATCAGGGACTTTGGATGTAAAAGCTCTATACAGAGTCTTTGCAATATCAAACCCGATCAGATTTGAAAAGGAATAAGACTGATCGAAGTAAGGGCCTCAGATGATGACAGTTCACCTCTAGAAAAGCAGGTCCTAGACCCtcctcctttttccctccttACCAGCGATGTCCTTCAGAAAGCAGGAGCTCAGGTCCTGAAGGCGATTCAAGAAGGTTTCAGGGACCTCAAAATCAGATGGCTTACCTTCCCGAGTTGGGGCCCTTTGGGCTTCTGAAAGAAGACCAAGAACACGTGCAGTGCTGGGATCACAAACTACCATCCAGGAGGGAGAATAGTCCCATAGATGAGCAAGAATTCAGCTTGGAGATGCAGAACACATATGAATACC includes the following:
- the NOP9 gene encoding nucleolar protein 9, whose amino-acid sequence is MGLGPRSLHKAGRRFPAGDKRGRGAKGSGRPPPGRQRPPDRSSEPAQDAHPHLSPEALGYFRQALSALKEAPETGEERELMVHNVLKEVEAEALALATNRTGSEIMQELLGFSPLKPLCRVWATLRSNFRFVACHRCGVHVLQSALLQLPRLLGSPAEKEEEDVEEEEDGKDGPLETLEELVLGLASKVCDDFLFYCGDTHGSFVVRTLLQVLGGTLLESERTRHRGSQSPEAQRAPTREGKPSDFEVPETFLNRLQDLSSCFLKDIAVFITDKISSFCLQVALQILHRKLPQFCAQLCNAVIGYLSSRNSSADGSPLLLFLRDQTSSRLLEQVLLVLEPPRLQSLFEDHFQGQLQTLAAHPIANFPLQRLLDAVTTAELLSPVFEELSPALEAVLAQGHPGVVIALVGACRRVGAHQARVLQLLLEAFHCAEPPSRQVACVPLFATLTAYEVYYRLAEEEGAVPAEHQVEMGTARALGEVTVLGSLLLQHLLHFSSPGIVLRSLGALTGPQLLTLAQNPAGSHVLDAVLTSPSVTRKQRRRVLKTLKGQYVALACSRHGSRVLDAIWSGATLGARKEIAAELGERNQEMIRDPFGHHVARNVALTTFLKRREAWEQQQGAVAKRRRALNSILED